One genomic segment of Anguilla anguilla isolate fAngAng1 chromosome 2, fAngAng1.pri, whole genome shotgun sequence includes these proteins:
- the usp42 gene encoding ubiquitin carboxyl-terminal hydrolase 42 isoform X4, producing the protein MTIVDKPSEKSDPESDRPKRSGSLTPFTCGDMDGSSTSWGVGSSPSDTPKTKTPYVGPTPGAAVYSNSSAATGERPKEQMVMISGDGIVIPQKVLFPAERLNLKWNQVHRVGAGLQNLGNTCFLNSALQCLTYTPPLANYLLSREHSKTCHEPGFCMMCTMQNHITQVFANSGNVIKPIGVLNELKRIATHFRFGSQEDAHEFLRYTVEAMQKSCLSGNKLDRHTQATTLIHQVFGGYLRSRVKCLNCKAVSDTYDPYLDVALEIKTAPNITKALEQFVKPEQLDGENAYKCTKAADRGDYCPGPRPEGVQDLRCKKMVPASKRFTIHRSSNVLTLSLSRFANYNGAKIAKDVRYPEYLDMRPFMSQPHGEPLVYLLYAVLVHSGFSCHAGHYYCFVKASNGQWYEMNDASVSVSDVRSVLNQQAYVLFYIRSPDVKNGWDYNHSSRTPGQSSPRPILSPRPAAPRHTSIGFIGPQLPAHMNKKPPHINGNGSLKELSCGSKPSSSSSSVGRTGPGLSSCSSAPQLISRPTGIPEPAKRPKLSFPIGQGKTVRLSQAPPTLQSNPSCSQSISSVSHAQPSSSASFASSSSSSSSSSSSASSKSTSENRAAALSRPDAPPVPRPPRVNGTALNHCATFLVPYGQESSEESDQEGGALENGLAKPRFPTAVNGKNGGSASPYGPAARPQLAPRINGSAAPEARTQEGGTGPPHSIPKPSQNGVHESNGIKHTEPVAPAAPKVFGTGNVQMTFHATFQTAGSSTASSATETLPRTNPSAVSRPSKETPPAPAHPSPADRPLDQSSGHKDAVQHSAVPSRPPCSQDTRAQTPPRAPPPAPAGSVPEVSGACGDAGATSSGSASADSLSPPAAALRAPVFFGPELPPGGAHPHPAVSRAMNPADSGKGERGDRREGQAELREHDPHRGGGGREGKANVERQRPPSRDGDGPPSSPAKDRGKSPDRHRHRRERDRSWDRHAHRHQREHRAHRDRSRSWDRHHRDRDGERRWDRHAHRHREGRHRDRRRPSAEHHGRDREEQCGRWKWPEEARGRGHHRHSPSGTPPSDQDRPPGHAHRGNSDRKQHHWDRQSEERRAKKHKKSKKKKKTKDKDREHWTPDPENMERNLDSSSWKHKKKRKRGHKEVDCEKSHRESDSDRTSHKRRCHREEPSRPENGLSHNAPHLHIHTDQATSANTSKTPVSLGVCGVSESSVFSRDVLVNENENRQ; encoded by the exons ATGACCATAGTTGACAAACCATCAGAGAAGTCTGACCCTGAGTCAGATCGGCCCAAGCGCTCTGGTTCATTGACCCCATTCACCTGTGGAGATATGGATGGCAGCTCTACCAGCTGGGGTGTTGGATCCTCACCCTCTGACACCCCAAAAACCAAAACCCCCTACGTGGGCCCCACCCCTGGTGCTGCTGTGTACAGCAACAGTTCAGCTGCCACGGGAGAGAGGCCCAAGGAGCAAA TGGTGATGATCAGCGGAGATGGCATCGTTATCCCCCAGAAAGTCCTTTTTCCGGCAGAGCGACTCAACCTGAAATGGAACCAAGTTCACCGCGTAGGAGCAGGACTCCAGAACCTCGGCAACACTTGCTTCCTCAACTCAGCTCTCCAGTGTCTCACGTACACGCCTCCCCTTGCCAATTACTTGCTGTCCCGGGAGCATTCAAAAACAT GTCATGAGCCCGGCTTCTGTATGATGTGCACCATGCAGAATCACATCACCCAGGTCTTTGCCAACTCTGGGAATGTCATCAAACCCATTGGTGTTCTTAATGAGCTAAAAC GGATTGCAACACATTTTCGCTTTGGGAGCCAGGAGGATGCCCATGAGTTCCTCCGATACACAGTGGAAGCTATGCAAAAATCTTGCCTGTCTGGTAACAA ATTGGACAGGCATACACAGGCAACAACATTAATACATCAAGTCTTTGGAGGCTACCTAAGGTCTAGAG tAAAATGTCTGAACTGCAAAGCTGTCTCTGACACATATGACCCATACTTGGATGTTGCCTTGGAAATTAAG ACTGCACCGAACATCACCAAAGCTCTTGAACAGTTTGTTAAACCTGAACAACTAGATGGAGAGAATGCCTACAAATGTACTAA GGCTGCAGATAGGGGGGATTACTGTCCTGGCCCCAGGCCCGAGGGGGTCCAGGATTTGAG GTGCAAGAAAATGGTTCCAGCCTCAAAGAGATTTACGATTCACCGAAGCTCCAATGTGTTGACACTTTCTCTGAGTCGTTTTGCAAACTACAATGGAGCCAAAATTGCAAAG GATGTGAGGTATCCCGAGTACCTGGACATGCGCCCGTTTATGTCCCAGCCTCACGGCGAGCCTCTGGTCTACCTCCTGTACGCTGTGCTGGTTCACTCTGGGTTCAGCTGCCATGCGGGACACTACTACTGCTTCGTCAAG gcCAGCAATGGGCAGTGGTACGAGATGAACGATGCGTCTGTGTCGGTCAGCGATGTCAGATCAGTCCTCAACCAGCAAGCTTATGTTCTATTTTACATCAG GTCACCAGATGTGAAAAATGGGTGGGACTACAACCATTCCAGCCGCACGCCTGGCCAGTCCTCCCCACGGCCTATCCTGAGCCCGCGGCCGGCCGCTCCCCGACACACCTCCATCGGCTTCATTGGGCCTCAGCTTCCGGCTCACATGAACAAG AAACCCCCCCACATCAATGGGAACGGCTCCTTAAAGGAGCTGTCCTGTGGCTCCaagcccagcagcagcagcagcagcgtcgGCCGCACCGGCCCTggtctctcctcctgctccagcgCTCCACAGCTCATCAGCCGTCCCACTGGCATCCCCGAGCCTGCTAAGAGACCGAAGCTCTCCTTCCCCATTGGTCAGGGGAAGACTGTTCGACTctcgcaggccccgcccacccttcAAAGCAACCCCAGCTGCTCTCAGTCCATTTCCTCTGTCTCGCACGCCCAGCCTTCCTCATCCGCCTCCTTCgcctcctcatcatcatcttcgtcctcctcatcctcttctgcCTCCTCAAAGTCTACCTCAGAAAACCGGGCAGCGGCGCTGTCTCGCCCTGatgccccccccgtcccccggcCTCCCCGTGTCAATGGCACGGCCCTCAACCACTGCGCCACCTTCCTGGTGCCCTACGGCCAGGAGTCCTCGGAGGAGTCCGACCAGGAGGGCGGCGCCCTGGAGAACGGCCTGGCCAAGCCCCGCTTCCCCACCGCTGTGAACGGCAAGAACGGGGGCAGCGCCTCCCCCTACGGTCCCGCCGCCCGGCCCCAGCTGGCCCCCAGAATCAACGGCTCTGCGGCCCCAGAGGCGCGCACGCAGGAGGGTGGGACCGGACCCCCCCACAGCATCCCCAAACCCAGCCAGAATGGGGTGCACGAGTCCAACGGCATCAAACACACTGAGCCGGTAGCTCCT GCCGCCCCCAAGGTTTTTGGCACGGGAAACGTTCAAATGACGTTTCACGCGACGTTTCAGACTGCGGGGAGCAGCACAGCCAGCTCTGCCACAGAAACCCTCCCCAGAACAAACCCGTCTGCGGTCAGCAGGCCCAG CAAGGAGACGCCTCCGGCTCCTGCACACCCCTCCCCGGCGGATCGGCCGCTGGACCAGAGCTCTGGCCACAAAGACGCCGTGCAGCATTCCGCCGTCCCCAGCAGGCCGCCGTGCAGCCAGGACACTCGGGCTCAGACCCCCCCGCGcgctcctccccccgcccccgccggctCCGTGCCGGAGGTCAGCGGGGCCTGTGGAGACGCGGGCGCCACGTCCAGCGGCTCTGCGTCAGCTGACAGCCTCAGCCCCCCCGCTGCAGCCCTCAGAGCCCCCGTCTTTTTCGGCCCCGAGCTGCCCCCTGGCGGAGCCCATCCTCACCCCGCCGTCTCCCGGGCGATGAACCCAGCGGACAGCGGGAAGGGCGAGAGGGGCGACAGGCGGGAGGGGCAGGCGGAGCTTCGGGAGCACGACCCGCACCGCGGGGGTGGCGGGAGGGAAGGGAAGGCCAACGTGGAGAGGCAGAGGCCCCCCTCCAGAGACGGGGACGGCCCGCCCTCCTCCCCAGCCAAGGACAGGGGCAAGAGCCCGGACCGGCACCGGCACCGCAGGGAGCGGGACAGGAGCTGGGACCGGCACGCTCACAGACACCAAAGAGAGCACCGCGCGCACCGCGACAGGTCGCGCAGCTGGGACAGGCACCACCGGGACCGGGACGGCGAGCGCCGCTGGGACAGGCACGCCCACCGCCACCGGGAGGGCCGGCACAGGGACCGGAGACGCCCGTCCGCCGAGCACCACGGCAGGGACAGGGAGGAGCAGTGTGGCCGCTGGAAGTGGCCTGAGGAggccagggggaggggacaTCACAGACACTCCCCCTCGGGCACGCCCCCCTCCGACCAGGACCGCCCCCCGGGACACGCCCACAGGGGCAACTCCGACAGGAAGCAGCATCACTGGGACAGACAATCAGAGGAGAGACGAGCGAAGAAACACAAGAAgtccaagaagaagaagaaaacgaaGGACAAGGACCGGGAGCACTG GACCCCAGATCCTGAGAACATGGAGAGGAACCTGGACAGCAGCTCGTGGAAACacaagaagaagaggaagagaggacaCAAAGAGGTGGACTGCGAAAAATCCCACAGAGAGAGCGACAGCGACCGGACAAGCCACAAGCGTCGCTGCCACAGGGAGGAGCCAAGTCGCCCTGAGAACGgcctttcccacaatgcacctcatctCCACATCCACACAG ATCAAGCCACTTCCGCGAACACTTCCAAGACACCTGTTTctctgggagtgtgtggagtgtCTGAGAGCAGCGTGTTCAGCAGGGACGTGCTCGTTAATGAA AATGAAAACAGACAGTAG
- the usp42 gene encoding ubiquitin carboxyl-terminal hydrolase 42 isoform X1: MTIVDKPSEKSDPESDRPKRSGSLTPFTCGDMDGSSTSWGVGSSPSDTPKTKTPYVGPTPGAAVYSNSSAATGERPKEQMVMISGDGIVIPQKVLFPAERLNLKWNQVHRVGAGLQNLGNTCFLNSALQCLTYTPPLANYLLSREHSKTCHEPGFCMMCTMQNHITQVFANSGNVIKPIGVLNELKRIATHFRFGSQEDAHEFLRYTVEAMQKSCLSGNKLDRHTQATTLIHQVFGGYLRSRVKCLNCKAVSDTYDPYLDVALEIKTAPNITKALEQFVKPEQLDGENAYKCTKAADRGDYCPGPRPEGVQDLRCKKMVPASKRFTIHRSSNVLTLSLSRFANYNGAKIAKDVRYPEYLDMRPFMSQPHGEPLVYLLYAVLVHSGFSCHAGHYYCFVKASNGQWYEMNDASVSVSDVRSVLNQQAYVLFYIRSPDVKNGWDYNHSSRTPGQSSPRPILSPRPAAPRHTSIGFIGPQLPAHMNKKPPHINGNGSLKELSCGSKPSSSSSSVGRTGPGLSSCSSAPQLISRPTGIPEPAKRPKLSFPIGQGKTVRLSQAPPTLQSNPSCSQSISSVSHAQPSSSASFASSSSSSSSSSSSASSKSTSENRAAALSRPDAPPVPRPPRVNGTALNHCATFLVPYGQESSEESDQEGGALENGLAKPRFPTAVNGKNGGSASPYGPAARPQLAPRINGSAAPEARTQEGGTGPPHSIPKPSQNGVHESNGIKHTEPVAPAAPKVFGTGNVQMTFHATFQTAGSSTASSATETLPRTNPSAVSRPSKETPPAPAHPSPADRPLDQSSGHKDAVQHSAVPSRPPCSQDTRAQTPPRAPPPAPAGSVPEVSGACGDAGATSSGSASADSLSPPAAALRAPVFFGPELPPGGAHPHPAVSRAMNPADSGKGERGDRREGQAELREHDPHRGGGGREGKANVERQRPPSRDGDGPPSSPAKDRGKSPDRHRHRRERDRSWDRHAHRHQREHRAHRDRSRSWDRHHRDRDGERRWDRHAHRHREGRHRDRRRPSAEHHGRDREEQCGRWKWPEEARGRGHHRHSPSGTPPSDQDRPPGHAHRGNSDRKQHHWDRQSEERRAKKHKKSKKKKKTKDKDREHWTPDPENMERNLDSSSWKHKKKRKRGHKEVDCEKSHRESDSDRTSHKRRCHREEPSRPENGLSHNAPHLHIHTGNGLSQPNGIALPGCVNGLEGEISPGDTNCGESVVFHQAGHYRDQATSANTSKTPVSLGVCGVSESSVFSRDVLVNENENRQ, from the exons ATGACCATAGTTGACAAACCATCAGAGAAGTCTGACCCTGAGTCAGATCGGCCCAAGCGCTCTGGTTCATTGACCCCATTCACCTGTGGAGATATGGATGGCAGCTCTACCAGCTGGGGTGTTGGATCCTCACCCTCTGACACCCCAAAAACCAAAACCCCCTACGTGGGCCCCACCCCTGGTGCTGCTGTGTACAGCAACAGTTCAGCTGCCACGGGAGAGAGGCCCAAGGAGCAAA TGGTGATGATCAGCGGAGATGGCATCGTTATCCCCCAGAAAGTCCTTTTTCCGGCAGAGCGACTCAACCTGAAATGGAACCAAGTTCACCGCGTAGGAGCAGGACTCCAGAACCTCGGCAACACTTGCTTCCTCAACTCAGCTCTCCAGTGTCTCACGTACACGCCTCCCCTTGCCAATTACTTGCTGTCCCGGGAGCATTCAAAAACAT GTCATGAGCCCGGCTTCTGTATGATGTGCACCATGCAGAATCACATCACCCAGGTCTTTGCCAACTCTGGGAATGTCATCAAACCCATTGGTGTTCTTAATGAGCTAAAAC GGATTGCAACACATTTTCGCTTTGGGAGCCAGGAGGATGCCCATGAGTTCCTCCGATACACAGTGGAAGCTATGCAAAAATCTTGCCTGTCTGGTAACAA ATTGGACAGGCATACACAGGCAACAACATTAATACATCAAGTCTTTGGAGGCTACCTAAGGTCTAGAG tAAAATGTCTGAACTGCAAAGCTGTCTCTGACACATATGACCCATACTTGGATGTTGCCTTGGAAATTAAG ACTGCACCGAACATCACCAAAGCTCTTGAACAGTTTGTTAAACCTGAACAACTAGATGGAGAGAATGCCTACAAATGTACTAA GGCTGCAGATAGGGGGGATTACTGTCCTGGCCCCAGGCCCGAGGGGGTCCAGGATTTGAG GTGCAAGAAAATGGTTCCAGCCTCAAAGAGATTTACGATTCACCGAAGCTCCAATGTGTTGACACTTTCTCTGAGTCGTTTTGCAAACTACAATGGAGCCAAAATTGCAAAG GATGTGAGGTATCCCGAGTACCTGGACATGCGCCCGTTTATGTCCCAGCCTCACGGCGAGCCTCTGGTCTACCTCCTGTACGCTGTGCTGGTTCACTCTGGGTTCAGCTGCCATGCGGGACACTACTACTGCTTCGTCAAG gcCAGCAATGGGCAGTGGTACGAGATGAACGATGCGTCTGTGTCGGTCAGCGATGTCAGATCAGTCCTCAACCAGCAAGCTTATGTTCTATTTTACATCAG GTCACCAGATGTGAAAAATGGGTGGGACTACAACCATTCCAGCCGCACGCCTGGCCAGTCCTCCCCACGGCCTATCCTGAGCCCGCGGCCGGCCGCTCCCCGACACACCTCCATCGGCTTCATTGGGCCTCAGCTTCCGGCTCACATGAACAAG AAACCCCCCCACATCAATGGGAACGGCTCCTTAAAGGAGCTGTCCTGTGGCTCCaagcccagcagcagcagcagcagcgtcgGCCGCACCGGCCCTggtctctcctcctgctccagcgCTCCACAGCTCATCAGCCGTCCCACTGGCATCCCCGAGCCTGCTAAGAGACCGAAGCTCTCCTTCCCCATTGGTCAGGGGAAGACTGTTCGACTctcgcaggccccgcccacccttcAAAGCAACCCCAGCTGCTCTCAGTCCATTTCCTCTGTCTCGCACGCCCAGCCTTCCTCATCCGCCTCCTTCgcctcctcatcatcatcttcgtcctcctcatcctcttctgcCTCCTCAAAGTCTACCTCAGAAAACCGGGCAGCGGCGCTGTCTCGCCCTGatgccccccccgtcccccggcCTCCCCGTGTCAATGGCACGGCCCTCAACCACTGCGCCACCTTCCTGGTGCCCTACGGCCAGGAGTCCTCGGAGGAGTCCGACCAGGAGGGCGGCGCCCTGGAGAACGGCCTGGCCAAGCCCCGCTTCCCCACCGCTGTGAACGGCAAGAACGGGGGCAGCGCCTCCCCCTACGGTCCCGCCGCCCGGCCCCAGCTGGCCCCCAGAATCAACGGCTCTGCGGCCCCAGAGGCGCGCACGCAGGAGGGTGGGACCGGACCCCCCCACAGCATCCCCAAACCCAGCCAGAATGGGGTGCACGAGTCCAACGGCATCAAACACACTGAGCCGGTAGCTCCT GCCGCCCCCAAGGTTTTTGGCACGGGAAACGTTCAAATGACGTTTCACGCGACGTTTCAGACTGCGGGGAGCAGCACAGCCAGCTCTGCCACAGAAACCCTCCCCAGAACAAACCCGTCTGCGGTCAGCAGGCCCAG CAAGGAGACGCCTCCGGCTCCTGCACACCCCTCCCCGGCGGATCGGCCGCTGGACCAGAGCTCTGGCCACAAAGACGCCGTGCAGCATTCCGCCGTCCCCAGCAGGCCGCCGTGCAGCCAGGACACTCGGGCTCAGACCCCCCCGCGcgctcctccccccgcccccgccggctCCGTGCCGGAGGTCAGCGGGGCCTGTGGAGACGCGGGCGCCACGTCCAGCGGCTCTGCGTCAGCTGACAGCCTCAGCCCCCCCGCTGCAGCCCTCAGAGCCCCCGTCTTTTTCGGCCCCGAGCTGCCCCCTGGCGGAGCCCATCCTCACCCCGCCGTCTCCCGGGCGATGAACCCAGCGGACAGCGGGAAGGGCGAGAGGGGCGACAGGCGGGAGGGGCAGGCGGAGCTTCGGGAGCACGACCCGCACCGCGGGGGTGGCGGGAGGGAAGGGAAGGCCAACGTGGAGAGGCAGAGGCCCCCCTCCAGAGACGGGGACGGCCCGCCCTCCTCCCCAGCCAAGGACAGGGGCAAGAGCCCGGACCGGCACCGGCACCGCAGGGAGCGGGACAGGAGCTGGGACCGGCACGCTCACAGACACCAAAGAGAGCACCGCGCGCACCGCGACAGGTCGCGCAGCTGGGACAGGCACCACCGGGACCGGGACGGCGAGCGCCGCTGGGACAGGCACGCCCACCGCCACCGGGAGGGCCGGCACAGGGACCGGAGACGCCCGTCCGCCGAGCACCACGGCAGGGACAGGGAGGAGCAGTGTGGCCGCTGGAAGTGGCCTGAGGAggccagggggaggggacaTCACAGACACTCCCCCTCGGGCACGCCCCCCTCCGACCAGGACCGCCCCCCGGGACACGCCCACAGGGGCAACTCCGACAGGAAGCAGCATCACTGGGACAGACAATCAGAGGAGAGACGAGCGAAGAAACACAAGAAgtccaagaagaagaagaaaacgaaGGACAAGGACCGGGAGCACTG GACCCCAGATCCTGAGAACATGGAGAGGAACCTGGACAGCAGCTCGTGGAAACacaagaagaagaggaagagaggacaCAAAGAGGTGGACTGCGAAAAATCCCACAGAGAGAGCGACAGCGACCGGACAAGCCACAAGCGTCGCTGCCACAGGGAGGAGCCAAGTCGCCCTGAGAACGgcctttcccacaatgcacctcatctCCACATCCACACAG GTAACGGGCTATCCCAGCCCAACGGGATTGCTCTCCCAGGTTGTGTGAATGGCCTGGAGGGTGAGATAAGCCCGGGAGACACTAACTGCGGGGAATCAGTGGTTTTTCACCAGGCTGGACATTACAGGG ATCAAGCCACTTCCGCGAACACTTCCAAGACACCTGTTTctctgggagtgtgtggagtgtCTGAGAGCAGCGTGTTCAGCAGGGACGTGCTCGTTAATGAA AATGAAAACAGACAGTAG